In Ruminiclostridium josui JCM 17888, the genomic window TCAAAATCTGTGAGCATGAGCTTTAAAAGATATAACTCATGGCTCACAGATTGCTAATCCATTCATCTGAAGAAAGCACTTTGCTGAATCTTGCTGCTTGCGTAACCAAAATAGCCTTATGAAGATCTTCTGCAGAAATATTACCTGCACTGTTTGATAATTGAAGGGTTCCGGTTGCATCTGACAAAAATTCAACTGAATAACCCATATGCATAGCCTGCCTTGCAGTTGTATCACAGCACATCTGAGTCATAAACCCTGCTATGGTAACAGTATCAATACCCAAATCCTTCAATACAGCTTCTAAATTAGTATTTGTGAATCCGCCGGGCAAATTTTTCTCAACTACTTGAGTATGCTTTTTATTTAAAATCTCAGGATGAATATTCCATTCATTGCTCCCTTTTTTAAATGTCACTGCATTCTCGGCGAGTGAGGTATGCTGAATCAGAATAACAGGTATATTTTTTTCGTTGGCAGCATCCACTACCTTAAGAATGTTGCTGAAACTGTTTGGGGGATATGAAATAGGTAACTTTCCAGTTATATACTCGTTCTGCACATCAATTACCAGTAATGCTCTTTTCATAAATATATACACTCCTTCGTTATTATTATTTTAAAACAATATAATTATATACGAAAATATACATAAATGGTATATTTTTCAAAGGCGTTATTTACAATTATTGATATTATGTTGATAAAATTGTAAGGTGGGAACCATTTATATTTTGTTAAAGTATTGAATCTCTAGGAGGGCTGCTTTATGCAAGATGGTACAGTTTGGTTTGATCTGGATATATATAATACTATATCTACATTTGATATGGTATTTTCCAGAGATAAACTTCATCTTCTGTTTATCAAGAAAGGAGTATTGTATGTAAATATAAACGATAAGAAGCTTATCCTTACGGCAGTATCTATTTTCTGCTTCAATGGACATGAAAACTTTGTAATACAGAATAAATGTAATGTAGAAGTAACTATACTTTCATTTTCTCCAAATGTTATTAACAGCTCATTTACAGTAGAAAATATACATAATATTCCTAGTAACTTTTCAAAAACAGACAGGCTTGATTGCCTTTGTCTTCAGCCATTTATACATCGTACAGGACAATACATCGGGCAAATAGAGGTTGGATTAAAGCAAGTAGATAAAATTAATTTTCTGTTGAAAAAAATTATGGACATATCCGAAAACAGTTATATTTTTAATAAGGACTTTATATACAGGTCTGCAATATTAGAACTTTTATTAATTATTAATCAACATTCGAACAAAGTCATATTATATGATAATACTATACAAAATACTGATAACTCAAGCATAATAGAGGATATAGTCGGTTATCTGCATACGTTTTATACTCAGAATATAACCATTGCAACGATAACACGCAACTTCAATACAAATAGAACAACACTTTCAAAGAAGTTTAAAGAAAAACTGGGGGTTACCCCTATAGATTATCTGAACAGAATAAGGATAAGTAAGGCGGCTTTGTTATTACAGGAATCAAATATGCCTATAAATCAGATAATGATTAAGGTAGGATTTAATAACCGCAATTATTTCAATAAAGTTTTTAAAAAGCAGACAGGGTTAAGACCTGGAGAATTTAGAAGAAATTATAGAAAACCTGTATGAAGGGACTTAAATATTTGTTTACTTAAAACTTCAATTTTTATATTTAACAGTTAAGAGCAAAAGGTCTTTTTTTACAGGCTCTAATTCAATAGATGTATTTGTACTGCCGCTCCAATAGACCTTTTGACTTCGTTGAATCTTCATAAACAGGCAGTCTTTGCCTTGGAGAATATTACCGGAGAAAACTTTCTGGTAATATTCTCCAAGGCAAAGATCTAGCTTTTAAAATCAAAGTCTTGGTTAATATCTGTAATATATAAATTATTGTTTAGTGTCATTATTTTTAAATAATTTTTGTTTTTGACGTATATAAAATGGCCGGGGAAAGGTTCAATACAGACTGTTTTACCCCGGTACACTTTTTTGTCCAATCTTCTTTTATTTTTCATACATTAACGGAAATGAAAATAATTATCACTGCCACAAGTGCTATACTTACTTACATTTATTAGTCAAATGAATAGTAAAGTTACATTTTGCAAATAATAGGCTATGAATTAATTACTATTACATTATTAAATCTGCGTAAACAGCTTATGGAGGCAGTGAAGATTATGAATGTTCGCGAAATATCACAACATAATGTAGATTTCAGGAAGGGTATTATTTTATTGGGTGGTTGGATATCTGCCGTACTATCACTTTTCATTTATCCTTTTGTTTTCGGAATGGTAGGAGTGATTTCGGGTATTCTTGCGGCTAAAGATGAAAAAAGCAGAGTTGGAGTCATGCTTGTTGCAGCCTCCATCATACTCATGGGGATAGGCCTTGCATTTAGTAACAGGCTTTTGGCTACAACCATGACTTATCTTGGGATTTAACTTTAATTAATATACCTTTAATATATTTGGAGGAAAACATGGAAGACTTGGTGAACGGTAACCTGTTGATAATTGGAGGGGCTGAAGATAAGTGGGGACAGAGTAAAGTTCTCAAACATGCCATTGAAATGTGCGGGGGACCGGAATCAAAAATTATGGTTTTGACAACAGCTACTCAAAAACCAGAGGAAGTTGGTAAGGAATATAGGAACGTTTTTTCAAGACTTGGAGTAAAATCCATTGACGTTTTAAATGTAGATACCAGAACAGATGCAAACAGCGACTCTGTGGCCCAAAAAATATCAAGTGCTGCAGGGGTTTTTTTTACAGGAGGCGACCAACTAAGGATTACAAGCATATTAGGTGGTACAAAAACTGCTAAAGTTCTTATGGATATGTATAAAAAGGGCATACCTATTATAGGAACAAGTGCGGGTGCTTCGGTAATGAGTAGTGTTATGATAGTTGACGGTAATGGGAATTCAGCAGCAAGAAAATGTACCCTTGGCATGTCTCCAGGACTTGGATTTATAGAGCAGGTTATAATAGATCAGCACTTTGAGCAAAGGGGAAGACTAGGCAGACTTTTGATAGGGGTTGCCCAAAACCCTTCTGTTCTGGGAATTGGTATAGATGAGGATACTTCAATAAAAGTTTATTCGAATGCATCCTTTGAGGTAATAGGTACAAATTGTGTTACGGTAATTGATGGGAATACCATTCAGGAATCAAATGTTTCAGAGCTGAAATCAGAGGAAATAATTGCATTGTCAAATGTCACCATACACATATTACCTAGTGGATACGGATATGATATCAGT contains:
- a CDS encoding cysteine hydrolase family protein, which translates into the protein MKRALLVIDVQNEYITGKLPISYPPNSFSNILKVVDAANEKNIPVILIQHTSLAENAVTFKKGSNEWNIHPEILNKKHTQVVEKNLPGGFTNTNLEAVLKDLGIDTVTIAGFMTQMCCDTTARQAMHMGYSVEFLSDATGTLQLSNSAGNISAEDLHKAILVTQAARFSKVLSSDEWISNL
- a CDS encoding AraC family transcriptional regulator, producing the protein MQDGTVWFDLDIYNTISTFDMVFSRDKLHLLFIKKGVLYVNINDKKLILTAVSIFCFNGHENFVIQNKCNVEVTILSFSPNVINSSFTVENIHNIPSNFSKTDRLDCLCLQPFIHRTGQYIGQIEVGLKQVDKINFLLKKIMDISENSYIFNKDFIYRSAILELLLIINQHSNKVILYDNTIQNTDNSSIIEDIVGYLHTFYTQNITIATITRNFNTNRTTLSKKFKEKLGVTPIDYLNRIRISKAALLLQESNMPINQIMIKVGFNNRNYFNKVFKKQTGLRPGEFRRNYRKPV
- a CDS encoding cyanophycinase → MEDLVNGNLLIIGGAEDKWGQSKVLKHAIEMCGGPESKIMVLTTATQKPEEVGKEYRNVFSRLGVKSIDVLNVDTRTDANSDSVAQKISSAAGVFFTGGDQLRITSILGGTKTAKVLMDMYKKGIPIIGTSAGASVMSSVMIVDGNGNSAARKCTLGMSPGLGFIEQVIIDQHFEQRGRLGRLLIGVAQNPSVLGIGIDEDTSIKVYSNASFEVIGTNCVTVIDGNTIQESNVSELKSEEIIALSNVTIHILPSGYGYDISQRKILMPKESKHN